A single Lolium perenne isolate Kyuss_39 chromosome 6, Kyuss_2.0, whole genome shotgun sequence DNA region contains:
- the LOC127308748 gene encoding uncharacterized protein isoform X1 — MDTDWRPMQGSNPPAGVDPDWRAQLQPETRTRIVRRILETHPPVSRPMGLNELQRNAVRFEEEIYTAATNQSDYWREICMKMLSMETMPEQAPGYSQVIPNQNNPGQAYADNTAQTGQAGVGDWQEEIYQMIKSLKGKYFAELNELFNKICVKIHYVDSSIPPQRPSEQYERMKSFKIMLERILQILQISKSTVQPALRDKLPHYEKQIISILNSQRRKPVQPQVQQHFQPPAAGQAPNSNSSQQRQPSQSSQKHYSHTNPQASLSTISTGLQSSSASCIQHPTTKLSVPMHQNGAKRQRQTDSDLKAARRKAAQRSSFDSVRYGSIFDEWRLITAGEHWADAGYSTADFGR; from the exons ATGGACACGGACTGGCGGCCCATGCAGGGGTCCAATCCCCCCGCCGGCGTCGACCCGGACTGGCGTGCCCAGCTCCAGCCCGAGACGCGCACCAGAATCGTCAGAAGGAT ATTGGAAACTCATCCGCCAGTATCAAGGCCAATGGGGTTGAACGAACTTCAAAGAAACGCCGTGCGGTTCGAAGAGGAGATCTATACCGCAGCGACCAACCAG TCTGATTATTGGCGGGAAATATGTATGAAAATGCTCTCTATGGAGACAATGCCAGAGCAGGCTCCTGGATATTCTCAAGTGATTCCAAATCAAAACAACCCTGGTCAAG CATATGCGGACAATACTGCTCAAACAGGCCAAGCAGGTGTAGGTGATTGGCAAGAGGAGATATATCAAATG ATTAAGAGCTTGAAGGGAAAATACTTTGCAGAACTCAATGAATTGTTCAATAAGATCTGTGTGAAAATACATTATGTTGACAGCAGCATACCACCTCAAAGGCCATCTGAGCAGTACGAAAGAATGAAGAGCTTTAAAATAATGTTGGAGCGTATATTACAAATTCTGCAAATTAGCAAGAGTACTGTCCAACCTGCTCTGAGGGACAAGCTTCCTCATTATGAGAAACAGATCATCAGTATCTTGAATTCACAAAGAAGGAAACCAGTGCAACCACAAGTACAGCAACATTTCCAGCCACCTGCAGCAGGACAAGCTCCTAATTCTAACAGTTCACAGCAACGACAGCCTTCCCAGAGTTCACAGAAGCATTATAGTCATACTAATCCTCAAGCAAGTTTGTCGACCATAAGCACTGGATTACAGTCCTCTAGTGCATCTTGTATCCAGCATCCAACAACAAAATTGAGTGTCCCCATGCATCAAAATGGTGCAAAGCGTCAGCGGCAGACAGACTCTGATTTGAAGGCTGCCCGAAGAAAGGCTGCTCAAAGAAGCAGTTTTGATTCCGTGCGGTATGGTTCAATCTTCGATGAGTGGCGCCTCATTACAGCAGGGGAGCACTGGGCTGATGCAGGATACTCAACTGCAGACTTTGGTAGATAA
- the LOC127308748 gene encoding uncharacterized protein isoform X2, producing the protein MGLNELQRNAVRFEEEIYTAATNQSDYWREICMKMLSMETMPEQAPGYSQVIPNQNNPGQAYADNTAQTGQAGVGDWQEEIYQMIKSLKGKYFAELNELFNKICVKIHYVDSSIPPQRPSEQYERMKSFKIMLERILQILQISKSTVQPALRDKLPHYEKQIISILNSQRRKPVQPQVQQHFQPPAAGQAPNSNSSQQRQPSQSSQKHYSHTNPQASLSTISTGLQSSSASCIQHPTTKLSVPMHQNGAKRQRQTDSDLKAARRKAAQRSSFDSVRYGSIFDEWRLITAGEHWADAGYSTADFGR; encoded by the exons ATGGGGTTGAACGAACTTCAAAGAAACGCCGTGCGGTTCGAAGAGGAGATCTATACCGCAGCGACCAACCAG TCTGATTATTGGCGGGAAATATGTATGAAAATGCTCTCTATGGAGACAATGCCAGAGCAGGCTCCTGGATATTCTCAAGTGATTCCAAATCAAAACAACCCTGGTCAAG CATATGCGGACAATACTGCTCAAACAGGCCAAGCAGGTGTAGGTGATTGGCAAGAGGAGATATATCAAATG ATTAAGAGCTTGAAGGGAAAATACTTTGCAGAACTCAATGAATTGTTCAATAAGATCTGTGTGAAAATACATTATGTTGACAGCAGCATACCACCTCAAAGGCCATCTGAGCAGTACGAAAGAATGAAGAGCTTTAAAATAATGTTGGAGCGTATATTACAAATTCTGCAAATTAGCAAGAGTACTGTCCAACCTGCTCTGAGGGACAAGCTTCCTCATTATGAGAAACAGATCATCAGTATCTTGAATTCACAAAGAAGGAAACCAGTGCAACCACAAGTACAGCAACATTTCCAGCCACCTGCAGCAGGACAAGCTCCTAATTCTAACAGTTCACAGCAACGACAGCCTTCCCAGAGTTCACAGAAGCATTATAGTCATACTAATCCTCAAGCAAGTTTGTCGACCATAAGCACTGGATTACAGTCCTCTAGTGCATCTTGTATCCAGCATCCAACAACAAAATTGAGTGTCCCCATGCATCAAAATGGTGCAAAGCGTCAGCGGCAGACAGACTCTGATTTGAAGGCTGCCCGAAGAAAGGCTGCTCAAAGAAGCAGTTTTGATTCCGTGCGGTATGGTTCAATCTTCGATGAGTGGCGCCTCATTACAGCAGGGGAGCACTGGGCTGATGCAGGATACTCAACTGCAGACTTTGGTAGATAA